The Coleofasciculus sp. FACHB-T130 genomic sequence GGGGTTCAAGGCGATCGCGCACAACTTTGATTCGCAGGTGCCGATTGTTCTCATCTGGGAAAACGGCAAACGTTGCTTTAGTATCTGAGCGATATCTCACCGATTTGAGGCGTTCTAGATCCAGATATGCCCAGTCTTTCAAATCAATTGCCCAACGCTGCCTGCGCCCAAAATCAACCAGTAGATCATATTCATCAATTTCTGGCCAAAGTGTGACGCTAATACCTAATTGAGTTAACTGGTTGTACAGTTCAACTTCCCAAATTCCTGGGATAGTTCCATAGCGGTGAATTCCAGGCGTAACGACTTTATATTCCTCAGCCTCTTCAGCAGAAATAATTAGTACGCGATTGAGATTCTTTTCGATACGTAAGCGATCGCATTCAGGACTACGACAGCCATAGCTATTATCTGATTTACGACGTTGCGGATACTGACAGCGTGGACAAAAACGATAAACATCCTCAGACTGGAGTTGTGGGAGATCGATGTATGCACTTGAGACAAAATCTCGTATTGGTCTCAAAGCAGAGGAAGTCATTACTTGACGATACTCTCGGTAGCGTAAAACAGGTTGGGTAATGATTAACTTGCGAAATTCCCGATAAGCTTCTTCTTTCTGAAACTGTCGGCAGTATAAAAGAACATCATGCAAAAGTTTTTCCTGAACTTGTCTCTCTGTGTCGCTGCCCTCAACGTGCCACTGAAGAGTAAATTCAGATAATAAACCAT encodes the following:
- a CDS encoding Fis family transcriptional regulator, which produces MPVTGHRQRILEVLQDWFRSHDYSPTLEELCVELGMSPERRATVQKWLQTMRGVDVDWEDNMARSIRLLQPDPTVQSEPNLSVAETLRYLATGLVEWEGLSDEINQVPEAFRLGLSRAYLTSLLQRDEEAPQNLSEFFDWANRPLAEWKPAKKELKYLADDVSLIEDGLLSEFTLQWHVEGSDTERQVQEKLLHDVLLYCRQFQKEEAYREFRKLIITQPVLRYREYRQVMTSSALRPIRDFVSSAYIDLPQLQSEDVYRFCPRCQYPQRRKSDNSYGCRSPECDRLRIEKNLNRVLIISAEEAEEYKVVTPGIHRYGTIPGIWEVELYNQLTQLGISVTLWPEIDEYDLLVDFGRRQRWAIDLKDWAYLDLERLKSVRYRSDTKATFAVFPDENNRHLRIKVVRDRLEPQLGGVRLRLISEIIDKAKAIVEGKNHA